The nucleotide sequence CATCCTCCGGTGACCAAAATTATCCCGGCCATTCTGATCTCCTTGTGGAAGAGACTCGGATCAGATCGGTTAGAACTGCCTGACCATTTCGGAATATATCTAAATAAACAAGAGTAGAAGGAGATATTCTGAATTTTGTATAAAACGAAAAAGGAAGATCTAAAAATGAACAGAGTAGAATAGAGAGAATTCCGCCATGACTTAAAATAAAAACGGAACGATCGGGAGAAGATAGAATATGATCCTTAAATCCTTTCGCTCTTGTTTGGAATTCGTTTAAACTTTCTCCTTTAGGGAATCGAAAAGCAGGGGAGAAGTCCGCGAATTTTTTTAAATCTTCAGGATTTAATTCTGCAAGCTCCGAAAAAGATCTACCTTCCCATTCTCCGAAATCCAATTCTTGTAATTCTTCTCTGAATCCTGCCTGGATCTCTTTAGGGAATTCTAATGTTTCAAGAGTTTCCTTACATTGTTTTGTAGGGCTTGAATATACTATTCCTTTCCGGAATTTCTCTTGGATCTTTTCCTTTATCCTTTCTGCTTCTTGGACCCCTTTTTCGGATAGGGAGACTTCTTTTCTGCCTAAATATCTTCCACCATATTCCGCAGGAAGACTGGGGTGTCTTAGTAAACATAATGATTTTTTCATATATCTAACGATCTTAAATAAGAGAGATTTTTTCCTATTTTCCATTTTAGGATACCTTGAGTGACCGCTTCGTAGGAACTGGCCCCGATCAAATGTCCAAAGACCGTATGTTTTCCTACATAGTCTATTCCGTTTGGTCCAATAGGAGAAATGACGCCGATACAGTCGGTTCCTGTGCCGGTCGCAAGATTGTTTTCGTTTTGCAAACGGATCTCTGATTCTAAAACCGCTAAGGTCCTTGCTTCGGACGCAATTGAGACTGCTTCTATGCTTGCGGAGACGGTGAGAGCTTCGGAAGTTTGAACGAGAATGTTGATTGTCCCAATTTTTTTGTTTTGTTTGAGGAAATGTCCGACTCTAACTGCATTTCCTAGGCCTACCGTTGCAATGGATCTAACGTGCAAACCATCCATACTTTTTTCGGATACGGAGTAGTCGAAGAGAGATGCGCTTGTCATAAAGCCTAAAATTTCCTCTTTTTCTCCCTTCTCGATTAATCGATTTCTATAATATTCTTCCGGAATAATTTCAGGGCTTAGATCCGCATTGGAGACTTTTAACCAATAGACCTTGTTTGTGGTTAAGTATCCTCCTCCCACGACTGCCCAGCTTAAAGAAGAATGAGGTTTTGAAAGTTGGAGTTCCAACCAGGTTTCGGAGACTCCGATCTGATCTTCTTGAAATAAGCTCAAATTTTAAATCTCCTGCAAGAATCTATAAAGTTTTTAGGGATTTCAGGATTAGAGGCCCAATGCGCATGCACATAACTTGCTAAAACGTTTAAAACCGTATAACCTTCTTTAGTATTTTTTTCTGAGTTACGTTTTCTGATATGATAGGAGAATAATGAATCATCTTCATTTTCTAAAATCAGATCCGAATACCTGAATTGGTGTCCTCTG is from Leptospira sp. WS58.C1 and encodes:
- a CDS encoding histidine phosphatase family protein; protein product: MKKSLCLLRHPSLPAEYGGRYLGRKEVSLSEKGVQEAERIKEKIQEKFRKGIVYSSPTKQCKETLETLEFPKEIQAGFREELQELDFGEWEGRSFSELAELNPEDLKKFADFSPAFRFPKGESLNEFQTRAKGFKDHILSSPDRSVFILSHGGILSILLCSFLDLPFSFYTKFRISPSTLVYLDIFRNGQAVLTDLIRVSSTRRSEWPG
- a CDS encoding adenosylcobinamide amidohydrolase, with product MSLFQEDQIGVSETWLELQLSKPHSSLSWAVVGGGYLTTNKVYWLKVSNADLSPEIIPEEYYRNRLIEKGEKEEILGFMTSASLFDYSVSEKSMDGLHVRSIATVGLGNAVRVGHFLKQNKKIGTINILVQTSEALTVSASIEAVSIASEARTLAVLESEIRLQNENNLATGTGTDCIGVISPIGPNGIDYVGKHTVFGHLIGASSYEAVTQGILKWKIGKNLSYLRSLDI